A region of the Sinorhizobium arboris LMG 14919 genome:
CATGATTGCCGCAGACCGTCCTGACGGGATCATCGTGGCTACGCCTAACCAGGCTCACGTCCAGAACGGGTTGGAAGCCGTTGGAGCCGGCATTCCCGCACTCATCGAGAAGCCTATCGCCGATGACGTTTTATCCGGGGAAAAGCTGATCGCAGCGGCTGAGGCAAAAGGTATTCCTCTTTTGACTGGCCATCACCGCCGACACAATCCGGTGATGCAGAAGGCAAAGGAAATCGTCGAAAGCGGAAAGCTCGGCCGCGTTCTTGTTGTCAATGCGATGTTCTGGCTGTTCAAGCCCGACGATTACTTCGACATCTCGTGGCGTCGTGAGCGCGGTGCGGGGCCGGTTTTCCTCAATCTCATCCACGATGTCGACAATCTGCGCTACCTCTTCGGCGATGTGGCTGCGGTTCAGGCACGCGAGTCCAACGCGGTGCGCGGCAACGCAGTTGAGGAAACGGCTGTGATCCTGATCGAGTTCAAGAATGGCGTATTGGGAACTGCGACGGTCTCGGACTCGGTGGTCGCACCGTGGAGCTGGGAGATGACAACCGGAGAGAATCCGGCCTATCCCAGAACCGAGCAATCCTGTTACATGATCGGAGGAACGCACGGGGCGCTGGCTGTTCCGTCGCTCGAAGTCTGGCGCAATCCTGGTAAACGGAGTTGGTGGGAACCATTTGACCAGACGCGCATCGAGGTCGACGACGAGGACCCGCTCGTTCTGCAGATCAGGCAATTCTGCAAGGTGATCCTCGGAGACGAACCGCCGCTTGTCAGCGGGCGTGAGGGGCTCGAAACCTTGAGGGTAGTCGATGCGGTAAAACGCTCGGCGGCAATGGGAGAACGTATCGAGTTGAACTGACGCCTGAGTAATGTGACCGCTTGCTCGCCCTTCACGCTCCTTGCATCCGATGCGATGAGAGCGCGGGCTCAACACCGACGTAAGACATCGCGCTTCTGGCGGAAGAAATCGTCGCCGCCGCTCTGTCTTCGCCGCCATCGAAACGCGCCTCCTTCCGGCAAGAACGCAACGCTTCATCGAATTTCTGGGTGACTGCTTGAAGCCGACTTGGTCTGGAAGCGGGCGAACTCGTGATAGTGTTTGCCGTTGACATGTTCGACGAAGGTGTCGATGTCCCAAGTATCGATACCGTGTTGATGTTTCGGCAACGGAAAGGTCCCTTTCTGGTGCCTTTTCAAGTCTCTACGGCGGGTCCTATGTGCCATTCATGTGCCATGGAACTGTGGGACTATGTGACAAGCGTTGTAATCATTGAGAAATTCGTCGCAGGTTAATGTGATGCAAAGCAGCCAGCGAAATGGGCCGGGGTTACGGGTAACTAGCTGTATTTATTAGGAAAACAAGTGGCTGGGGAACCTGGATTCGAACCAGGACTAACGGAGTCAGAGTCCGCTGGTCTACCGTTAACCTATTCCCCAAGGCCGCAGGCGGTGTCTGCCGCCGCGTCGGTGTGGCGGGCTTATAAACAAAAGAACGCCCGATGCAAATACCTTTTGCCAAAAAAATGCGGCCGGGCTGTGTCGTTCGGCTTTTGGGTTGAGCCTCGAAAGTGCAGCGATCCTTAATCGATGTCGGCAACCGCAGGGGAGGGCGGCTGGGCTCTCAGGGGCCGCCATGGTTTCAAAAAAAGTTTGGCGAAAGGAGGCGGCGCTGGTACAGTCGCGCCAACGCAAAATCGAGAGAGCGCCTTGAGCGGCCGTCAGGCTTCGCGCGGCGCCATGGTTGAGACAAGTGAAAGACCCCGATCACGGCGAGAAGCCGTCTGAATCCGGGGCGTCGGCAGCAGGTCGCAGCGAGGCGCGCGTAGGCGCGCCGCGGGGCGGCAAGGGCAAGCGGAGGCGGCGCAAGCCGTCCGGTTCCCCGCCTGCAATTGCCAGCGGATCCGGCCCGTCCGGAGAAGCAGGGCGTCCCGCAGCACTGAACGACGCGGAGCCATCGCGCAAGCGCAAACGGCGCCGGCGTTCGAAATCAGCAAAACTACAGGCCACCTCCGCCGCGTCCGGTGCAAGCACGCCGGCACAGGATCCGGCGCTCAGCGACAAGAAGGGCGGCCGTAAGCGCAACTGGAAGGCGCGCCATCGGCGTGGCCTGCAGGGGCGGCCGCTGGCGACCGCAAGCAACCCTCCGGCAAATTCCCGGCAGGGCGGCCGCCCGGTCGAGCGGTCCGGCGAAGCTGCGCGGCCACGGAGCGGCGAGACCCCGCAGCAGCAGGCGCGTTCCGAAAGGCTCGGAGCACCGTTCGTCGAGCCGACCGACCCGCCAGCGCCGCTTTACGCGGCACTCGACCTCGGCACCAACAATTGCCGGCTGCTCATCGCGCAGCCGACCCGGCCGGGTCAGTTCCGCGTGGTCGATGCCTTCTCGCGAATCGTCCGGTTGGGTGAGGGGCTCGGCGCAAGCGGACGGCTTTCGGACGATGCGATGGAGCGCTCGGTGGAAGCGCTCAAGGTCTGTGCCGCCAAGCTCGGTGCCCGCTCGATCCGCCGCCGCCGGCTGATTGCGACCGAGGCTGCGCGCGCGGCTGCCAACGGCGAGGCCTTCATGAAGCGCGTCGCCGAGGAAACCGGTCTCGAACTGGAGATCATCGACCGCGAGACGGAGGCACGGCTTGCGGTGTCCGGCTGCTCTTCTCTCGTGGACCGCGAAACCAAATCCGTCGTGCTCTTCGATATCGGCGGCGGCTCGTCTGAGATCGCCGTGATCCGCATCGGCGAAAACCGCTCGAGCCGGCTTGCCAATCACATCACGCACTGGACGTCGCTGCCCGTGGGCGTCGTCACCCTTTCCGAGCGCCACGGCGGCGAGCATGTGACGCCTCAAAGCTTCGAGATGATGGTGCGCGAGGTCGAGGCCATGCTCGCCGGCTTCGAGAGCCCCTCCGTCGACGTCCTCGCAAGCGGTTCCTA
Encoded here:
- a CDS encoding Gfo/Idh/MocA family protein, which gives rise to MTQRVKLAVLGAGLIGRRHIQHVLAEPSAQLSAVVDPTPVGETIAKEAGVKWFTSFADMIAADRPDGIIVATPNQAHVQNGLEAVGAGIPALIEKPIADDVLSGEKLIAAAEAKGIPLLTGHHRRHNPVMQKAKEIVESGKLGRVLVVNAMFWLFKPDDYFDISWRRERGAGPVFLNLIHDVDNLRYLFGDVAAVQARESNAVRGNAVEETAVILIEFKNGVLGTATVSDSVVAPWSWEMTTGENPAYPRTEQSCYMIGGTHGALAVPSLEVWRNPGKRSWWEPFDQTRIEVDDEDPLVLQIRQFCKVILGDEPPLVSGREGLETLRVVDAVKRSAAMGERIELN
- a CDS encoding Ppx/GppA phosphatase family protein, with the protein product MKDPDHGEKPSESGASAAGRSEARVGAPRGGKGKRRRRKPSGSPPAIASGSGPSGEAGRPAALNDAEPSRKRKRRRRSKSAKLQATSAASGASTPAQDPALSDKKGGRKRNWKARHRRGLQGRPLATASNPPANSRQGGRPVERSGEAARPRSGETPQQQARSERLGAPFVEPTDPPAPLYAALDLGTNNCRLLIAQPTRPGQFRVVDAFSRIVRLGEGLGASGRLSDDAMERSVEALKVCAAKLGARSIRRRRLIATEAARAAANGEAFMKRVAEETGLELEIIDRETEARLAVSGCSSLVDRETKSVVLFDIGGGSSEIAVIRIGENRSSRLANHITHWTSLPVGVVTLSERHGGEHVTPQSFEMMVREVEAMLAGFESPSVDVLASGSYAESFHLIGTSGTVTTLAGVHLDLPRYDRRRVDGLWLSDDEVSAMQARLLSWDFAARAANPCIGPDRADLVLAGCAILEAIRRRWPSTRMRVADRGLREGLLTDMMADDGAWRRGRPRRHQRSFGPPPAGEERVKRHEGTEA